Part of the Paenibacillus kyungheensis genome, TCCGTAGCCAACAACCCGACCAATCGCTACTTCACTCTACGATCTAATGAAAAAGAGTAGAAGAAAAGACAAACGTATCTTTCTAAAAATCAATAATAGATACACACAAATCATAATCGATATAGACAACAAAAAAGTAATCAAAACAATCACCATTTCACATGTATATCTCATAGCAAATGAATGACCTATAGAACAAATCAATATAAAGATGACACCAATACACCCAATCTTTCCAACTAACATCATCTTTATCTTTACTTGCTACCCTCCCACAAGGGAAACAAATGCACCACCCAAGTAGCATGTCATCTGTTACCATCATCCCACCAAGCACAAGCGAAGAGGGAAGATTCATTCTGAAAGAGCGAAGCGCTCGCATTTAAAAGAATATCCCCACCGCAAAGCGGTAAATTCAAGGGATATTCTTTTACCAGCGACGACAAGAATAATCTACCCTCATAGCGCCTGTACTCTATTGCACCACGACACCTATCATTTGTTTCCCCCACACCTATTGATTTGTTCAATACACCGATAGAACTTTCCTATTATCCAGGTCATTGACGGTAAGAAAGGACGATGATAGATTTATCACATGCTAAATCCGATTAAGTTGATATGAATTAGGGGGAAGAAGAAAATGAAGAAAAAAACAGGATTAACAGTACTTACATTATGGGCAGTTGTTTGGATGCTGGTACTATCGGGTTGCGCATCTGTTAGCGAATCAAGTGGAGGTTCAGCAGGAGGAACATCTTCTGCATCAGATAGCAATAATGCAACAGCGTCTACAGGTGGTGTTAAAAAAATTATCGTCGGTACAGGTACAGCCTTTCCGAATGTCTGCTTTATTGATGAAAATGGCAAGCTTACTGGATACGATGTGGAATTGGTACGTGAGATCGATAAACGTCTACCAGATGTAGAATTTGAATTTAAAACGATGGAATTCTCAAATCTGTTACTAAGCTTAGAAACAAACAAAATAGATTTTGTCGCTCACCAGATGGAGACGAATCCTGAACGTGAACAAAAATATCTATTTAACAAAGTGCCATACAGCATTTTCCTTAATCGTGTAGCTGTTGCGAAAGACAATAATGCGATTAAAGGATTAGATGATCTGGTTGGGAAAAAAGTGCTTACAGGAGCTACAAGTAATGCGGCTTACCTACTTAATGAATATAACAAGACACATAACAACGGTATAGATGTTGTCTATAGTAGTGGAGCAGCCAATGATACTGTTCAACAAATCGTATCAGGACGGGTAGATGCCACGATCACGACAGATTTTGCTAATCGTTTCAATACAGATGCAGACGGTAATGTAGCACTCAAAACAGTCGGTGAACCGTTAAATCAATCCAATGTCTTTTTCGTGTTCCGCAAAGATGAGCAACCTCTTGCAGATGAGATCGATCAAGCGATCACAGAAATCAAAGCAGATGGAACACTCAAAAAATTAAGCGAACAATGGTTAGGTGACGATTTTACCAAAACGCTAGAAGAAGCCAAAGTAACCAAATAAATAATGAATAGCTAGTAGAAAGGAGCACATCATACATGAGCAGAAAATTCGATATCACCTATGTGTTTGATTTTATTCCTAAATTGTTGGCTTATCTCAATATAACACTGCTCATTGTAGGCAGCTCGATTCTACTAGGTCTTGTTATCGGAATGCTTGTCG contains:
- a CDS encoding transporter substrate-binding domain-containing protein, which codes for MKKKTGLTVLTLWAVVWMLVLSGCASVSESSGGSAGGTSSASDSNNATASTGGVKKIIVGTGTAFPNVCFIDENGKLTGYDVELVREIDKRLPDVEFEFKTMEFSNLLLSLETNKIDFVAHQMETNPEREQKYLFNKVPYSIFLNRVAVAKDNNAIKGLDDLVGKKVLTGATSNAAYLLNEYNKTHNNGIDVVYSSGAANDTVQQIVSGRVDATITTDFANRFNTDADGNVALKTVGEPLNQSNVFFVFRKDEQPLADEIDQAITEIKADGTLKKLSEQWLGDDFTKTLEEAKVTK